A genome region from Micromonospora peucetia includes the following:
- a CDS encoding L-aspartate oxidase, whose translation MDLPTVELPALPRLLAAPAPGWVETTDVIVVGSGVAGLTAALHLREAGLHVTVVTKVNIDEGSTRWAQGGIAAVLDPHDTPAAHASDTEIAGVGLCDPAAVRVLVEEGPIRLRELMRIGAEFDRNPDGSLMLTREGGHRADRIVHAGGDATGAEVQRALHAAVRRDPWIRLVEHALVLDLLRAPGDGPDGLGPACGITLHVLGEGSEDGVGAILARAVVLATGGMGQIYAATTNPAVSTGDGVALAVRAGAAVTDVEFVQFHPTALITPGGAGMPGAGHAQQPLVSEALRGEGAYLVDGDGKRFMVGQHELAELAPRDVVAKGIHRVLLATGADHVFLDARHLGGDFLARRFPTIVASCLAIGVDPATDLIPVAPAAHYASGGVRTDLRGRTSIPGLYACGEVACTGVHGANRLASNSLLEGLVFSRRIAEDIAVGLPEQAQPAPTGAWLGGEGWVLPAGATPTLQRAMTRGAGVLRSADTLAGTAGVLTGLGEGRGRPRTADWEATNLITVASTLVAAAYARRETRGCHWREDFPTADERWHGHLVGAVGAQGRLTQAWEGTR comes from the coding sequence ATGGACCTTCCGACGGTCGAGCTGCCGGCCCTGCCCCGCCTGCTGGCCGCCCCCGCGCCCGGCTGGGTGGAGACCACCGACGTGATCGTGGTCGGTTCCGGGGTGGCGGGTCTGACCGCCGCGCTGCACCTGCGCGAGGCGGGGCTGCACGTCACCGTGGTCACCAAGGTCAACATTGACGAGGGGTCGACCCGCTGGGCGCAGGGCGGCATCGCCGCCGTGCTCGACCCGCACGACACCCCGGCCGCGCACGCCTCGGACACCGAGATCGCCGGCGTCGGGCTCTGCGATCCGGCGGCGGTGCGGGTGCTGGTCGAGGAGGGCCCGATCCGGCTGCGCGAGCTGATGCGGATCGGGGCGGAGTTCGACCGCAACCCGGACGGCTCGCTGATGCTCACCCGGGAGGGCGGGCACCGGGCCGACCGGATCGTGCACGCCGGCGGCGACGCGACCGGAGCTGAGGTGCAGCGTGCCCTGCACGCCGCCGTCCGCCGGGACCCCTGGATCCGGCTGGTCGAACACGCCCTGGTGCTGGACCTGCTGCGCGCCCCCGGGGACGGCCCGGACGGGCTCGGCCCGGCCTGCGGCATCACCCTGCACGTGCTCGGCGAGGGCAGCGAGGACGGCGTGGGCGCCATCTTGGCCCGGGCGGTCGTCCTGGCCACCGGTGGGATGGGCCAGATCTACGCGGCCACCACCAATCCGGCCGTGTCGACCGGGGACGGGGTGGCCCTCGCAGTACGGGCCGGCGCGGCGGTGACGGACGTGGAGTTCGTCCAGTTCCACCCGACCGCGCTGATCACCCCGGGCGGTGCCGGCATGCCCGGCGCGGGGCACGCCCAGCAGCCGCTGGTCTCCGAGGCGCTGCGCGGCGAGGGGGCCTACCTGGTCGACGGCGACGGCAAGCGGTTCATGGTCGGGCAGCACGAGTTGGCCGAGCTGGCACCCCGCGACGTGGTGGCCAAGGGCATCCACCGGGTCCTGCTGGCCACCGGGGCGGACCACGTCTTCCTCGACGCCCGGCACCTGGGCGGCGACTTCCTGGCCCGGCGCTTCCCGACCATCGTCGCGTCCTGCCTGGCCATCGGGGTCGATCCGGCGACCGACCTGATCCCGGTCGCCCCCGCCGCCCACTACGCCTCCGGCGGCGTCCGCACCGACCTGCGCGGTCGCACCTCCATCCCAGGGCTGTACGCGTGCGGCGAGGTCGCCTGCACCGGCGTGCACGGCGCGAACCGGCTGGCCAGCAACTCGCTGCTGGAGGGGCTCGTCTTCTCCCGGCGGATCGCCGAGGACATCGCGGTCGGGCTGCCCGAACAGGCCCAGCCGGCGCCGACGGGCGCCTGGCTGGGCGGCGAGGGCTGGGTGCTGCCGGCCGGGGCGACGCCGACGCTGCAACGGGCGATGACCCGGGGCGCGGGCGTGCTCCGCTCGGCGGACACCCTCGCCGGGACGGCCGGCGTGCTGACCGGGCTCGGCGAGGGCCGGGGCCGGCCCCGGACGGCCGACTGGGAGGCGACGAACCTGATCACCGTGGCGTCGACGCTGGTCGCCGCCGCGTACGCCCGCCGGGAGACCCGGGGCTGCCACTGGCGGGAGGACTTCCCGACGGCCGACGAGCGGTGGCACGGCCACCTGGTCGGCGCGGTCGGGGCGCAGGGCCGACTGACGCAAGCGTGGGAGGGGACCCGATGA
- a CDS encoding SAM-dependent methyltransferase, which yields MPVRWRDAMERALYGPDGFFVSGSGPAAHFRTSVHASPAFAAALLRLVEQVDAALGHPDRLDVVDVGAGRGELLRALSATLEAATHSAPVGPRPGSARPSPATVVLLAHRVRLTAVERAPRPDGLSATIGWVDDIPDGITGVLLATEWLDNVPLDVAVHADGWRYLLVDPTTGEEIVGDRVDPADADWLDRWWPAPTAGASFEDATTTDGVGATARAARPAQGSSLTARSRSDRPETLTAARAEIGRTRDEAWAAAVRHVDRGLALAVDYGHLRDGRPVDGTLTGYRGGRQVPPVPDGSRDVTAHVAVDSVASAGARVARCAYDLVSQREALRALGADGGRPPLSLAAGDPAGYVRALAAASAVAELTDPAGLGGHWWLRQPVGVDPGPFMARWRT from the coding sequence ATGCCGGTCCGCTGGCGGGACGCGATGGAACGGGCGCTCTACGGGCCGGACGGGTTCTTCGTCTCCGGCTCCGGCCCGGCCGCCCACTTCCGCACCAGCGTGCACGCGTCGCCGGCCTTCGCCGCCGCGCTGCTGCGACTCGTCGAGCAGGTCGACGCCGCCCTCGGCCACCCGGACCGGCTCGACGTGGTCGACGTGGGCGCCGGTCGCGGTGAGCTGTTGCGCGCGCTCTCCGCCACGCTGGAGGCTGCCACCCACTCCGCACCTGTGGGCCCCCGGCCCGGGTCCGCGCGCCCGTCGCCCGCCACCGTGGTCCTGCTGGCCCATCGGGTACGCCTCACCGCCGTCGAGAGGGCACCCCGACCAGACGGCCTGTCCGCCACGATCGGTTGGGTGGACGACATCCCCGACGGGATCACCGGCGTGCTCCTGGCCACCGAGTGGCTGGACAACGTGCCGCTCGACGTGGCGGTGCACGCCGACGGGTGGCGCTACCTGCTGGTCGACCCGACCACCGGCGAGGAGATTGTGGGCGATCGGGTGGACCCCGCCGATGCCGACTGGCTCGACCGCTGGTGGCCGGCGCCGACCGCCGGAGCCTCGTTCGAGGACGCGACCACGACCGACGGCGTCGGGGCGACCGCCCGGGCGGCCCGGCCGGCGCAGGGATCAAGCCTGACCGCCCGGAGCCGGTCGGACCGCCCGGAAACCCTCACAGCCGCGAGGGCCGAGATCGGCCGGACCAGGGACGAGGCCTGGGCCGCCGCCGTGCGCCACGTCGACCGGGGGCTGGCGTTGGCCGTGGACTACGGACACCTGCGGGACGGCCGGCCCGTGGACGGGACGTTGACCGGGTACCGGGGCGGGCGGCAGGTGCCGCCGGTGCCGGACGGAAGCCGGGACGTCACCGCGCACGTCGCCGTGGACTCGGTCGCCTCCGCCGGTGCCAGGGTCGCCCGGTGCGCGTACGACCTGGTGTCGCAGCGGGAGGCGCTGCGGGCGCTCGGGGCCGACGGCGGGCGACCGCCGCTGAGCCTGGCCGCCGGCGACCCGGCCGGATACGTGCGGGCGCTCGCCGCCGCGTCGGCGGTGGCCGAGCTCACCGACCCGGCCGGGTTGGGCGGGCACTGGTGGCTGCGGCAACCGGTCGGCGTCGACCCCGGGCCGTTCATGGCACGATGGCGGACATGA
- the panD gene encoding aspartate 1-decarboxylase: MLRTMLKSKIHRATVTQADLHYVGSVTVDEDLLDAADLIPGEQVAIVDITNGARLETYVIPGQRGSGVIGINGAAAHLVHPGDLVILISYGQLDDAEARAYRPRVVHVDADNRIVELNTDPTTAAPGTAGAPTPNPHAAV; the protein is encoded by the coding sequence ATGCTGCGCACCATGCTCAAGTCGAAGATCCACCGGGCGACGGTGACCCAGGCCGACCTGCACTACGTCGGCTCGGTGACCGTGGACGAGGACCTGCTCGACGCCGCCGACCTGATCCCGGGGGAGCAGGTGGCAATCGTGGACATCACCAACGGGGCGCGGCTGGAGACGTACGTGATCCCGGGCCAGCGGGGAAGTGGCGTGATCGGCATCAACGGCGCCGCCGCCCACCTGGTGCACCCGGGGGACCTGGTCATCCTCATCTCGTACGGGCAGCTGGACGACGCCGAGGCCCGGGCGTACCGGCCGCGCGTCGTGCACGTCGACGCCGACAACCGGATCGTCGAGCTGAACACCGACCCCACCACCGCCGCCCCGGGCACCGCCGGAGCCCCCACCCCCAACCCCCACGCCGCCGTCTGA
- a CDS encoding NADH-quinone oxidoreductase subunit D: MADMTTDAGDLRELTVGTGAGGEQLGTDMVLNIGPQHPSTHGVLRLRLVLDGERVVACEPIVGYMHRGAEKLFEVRDYRQIIVLANRHDWLSAFSNELGVVLAVERLMGMEVPERATWLRMALAELNRVLNHLMFLGSYPLEIGAITPMFYAFRERETIQTVMEEVSGGRIHYMFNRVGGLKEEVPSGWTGRARAAITEVRRRMPDLDNLIRRNDIFLARTVGVGVLSAADAAAFGASGPVARASGLDLDLRRDEPYLAYDQLDVPVVTKTAGDCHARFEVLLDQVYASLDLAEQCLDRVDRLTGPINTRLPKVLKAPEGHTYAWTENPLGINGYYLVSRGEKTPWRLKLRTASYANVQALATLLPGCLVPDLIAILGSMFFVVGDIDK; encoded by the coding sequence ATGGCGGACATGACCACGGATGCCGGCGACCTCCGCGAGCTGACCGTCGGCACCGGGGCCGGCGGGGAGCAGCTCGGCACCGACATGGTGCTCAACATCGGGCCACAGCACCCCTCCACGCACGGTGTGCTCCGGCTCAGGCTGGTGCTCGACGGCGAGCGGGTGGTGGCCTGCGAGCCGATCGTCGGCTACATGCACCGGGGCGCGGAGAAGCTCTTCGAGGTACGCGACTACCGGCAGATCATCGTGCTGGCCAACCGGCACGACTGGCTCTCGGCCTTCTCCAACGAGCTGGGCGTGGTGCTCGCCGTGGAACGGCTGATGGGCATGGAGGTGCCGGAACGGGCGACCTGGCTGCGGATGGCGCTGGCCGAGCTGAACCGGGTGCTCAACCACCTGATGTTCCTCGGCTCCTATCCGCTGGAGATCGGCGCGATCACGCCGATGTTCTACGCGTTCCGCGAGCGGGAGACCATCCAGACGGTGATGGAGGAGGTCTCCGGCGGCCGGATCCACTACATGTTCAACCGGGTGGGCGGGCTCAAGGAGGAGGTGCCCTCCGGCTGGACCGGTCGGGCCCGGGCCGCCATCACCGAGGTCCGCCGGCGGATGCCCGACCTGGACAATCTCATCCGGCGTAACGACATCTTCCTGGCCCGTACGGTCGGCGTCGGGGTGCTCTCCGCGGCGGACGCCGCCGCGTTCGGCGCGTCCGGGCCGGTCGCCCGGGCCTCCGGCCTCGACCTGGACCTGCGCCGCGACGAGCCCTACCTGGCCTACGACCAGCTGGACGTGCCGGTGGTGACCAAGACCGCCGGGGACTGCCACGCCCGCTTCGAGGTGCTGCTCGACCAGGTGTACGCCTCACTCGACCTCGCCGAGCAGTGCCTGGACCGGGTGGACCGGCTCACCGGGCCAATCAACACCCGGCTGCCGAAGGTGCTGAAGGCTCCCGAGGGGCACACCTACGCGTGGACCGAGAACCCGCTCGGCATCAACGGCTACTACCTGGTCTCCCGGGGCGAGAAGACGCCGTGGCGGCTGAAGCTGCGCACCGCGTCGTACGCGAACGTGCAGGCGCTGGCCACCCTGCTCCCCGGCTGCCTGGTGCCGGACCTGATCGCCATTCTCGGCTCGATGTTCTTCGTGGTCGGCGACATCGACAAGTGA
- a CDS encoding VOC family protein, with protein MACRITEFVLDAHDPDLLARFWCEVLGYVELDRTDDGDIEIGPARVGFGGPQPTIVLNRTDEPRTANLRLHIDVNPTDRDQDAELERLFAAGARRAEIGQTGDESWHVLADPEGNEFCLLRARVAPV; from the coding sequence ATGGCTTGCCGGATAACCGAATTTGTGCTGGACGCGCATGACCCCGACCTGCTCGCCCGGTTCTGGTGCGAGGTCCTCGGCTACGTCGAGCTGGACCGCACGGACGACGGCGACATCGAGATCGGTCCGGCCCGTGTCGGATTCGGCGGTCCGCAGCCCACCATCGTGCTCAACCGAACCGACGAGCCCAGGACAGCCAACCTACGCCTGCACATCGACGTCAATCCGACCGACCGCGACCAGGACGCCGAGCTGGAGCGGCTGTTCGCGGCCGGTGCCCGCCGAGCGGAGATCGGTCAGACGGGAGACGAGAGTTGGCACGTACTCGCCGACCCTGAGGGCAACGAGTTCTGCCTGCTGCGGGCGCGCGTGGCACCGGTATAG
- a CDS encoding septum formation family protein has translation MRRAMSALLAAVATALLLAGCADGGGLDGDLVDDWAALPTPGPFTPAAGVCQAADFADVVTLAAYAPVDCAMPHRVETVHVGTFPAERPAPPPGGSAELRGAFADCDTRATGYVGADWRAGRLRLAVAVPSVPGWTAGARWYRCDLTEVSTVEAAATVVVRTGSLRDALRGPSPLRLGCQQARSGGGSVRTLLPVDCATRHDAEFVGVWRAPDRPYPTRPADWAPLYAGCRSVLGRYVGVPDDAELRFRSGVVVRPPGAGRWRVGDRGVRCYLRLDDRTMTGSLRGAGPAALPVRTR, from the coding sequence ATGCGCCGTGCGATGAGTGCCCTGCTCGCGGCCGTCGCCACGGCCTTGCTCCTGGCCGGGTGTGCCGATGGCGGCGGGCTGGACGGTGACCTGGTCGACGACTGGGCGGCCCTGCCCACCCCCGGGCCCTTCACCCCGGCCGCCGGGGTATGCCAGGCCGCCGACTTCGCCGACGTGGTGACCCTGGCGGCGTACGCGCCGGTGGACTGCGCCATGCCGCACCGGGTCGAGACGGTGCACGTGGGCACCTTCCCGGCCGAGCGGCCCGCCCCGCCGCCGGGCGGTTCGGCCGAGTTGCGCGGCGCCTTCGCGGACTGCGACACCCGGGCCACCGGTTACGTGGGCGCCGACTGGCGGGCGGGACGGCTCCGGCTGGCGGTGGCGGTGCCGTCGGTGCCGGGCTGGACGGCCGGCGCCCGCTGGTACCGGTGCGACCTGACCGAGGTGAGCACCGTCGAGGCCGCCGCCACGGTGGTGGTCCGCACCGGCAGCCTCCGCGACGCGCTGCGGGGGCCGTCCCCGCTGCGTCTGGGCTGCCAGCAGGCCCGCTCCGGCGGCGGGTCGGTGCGGACGCTGCTCCCGGTCGACTGCGCCACCAGGCACGACGCCGAGTTCGTCGGGGTGTGGCGGGCGCCCGACCGCCCGTACCCGACCCGGCCCGCCGACTGGGCCCCGCTGTACGCCGGCTGCCGCTCGGTGCTCGGCCGCTACGTGGGGGTGCCCGACGACGCAGAGCTGCGCTTCCGTAGCGGCGTGGTGGTCCGCCCGCCGGGGGCGGGACGGTGGCGCGTCGGCGACCGTGGCGTCCGCTGCTACCTTCGGCTCGACGACCGTACGATGACCGGCTCGCTGCGGGGCGCCGGCCCGGCGGCCCTCCCGGTCCGGACGAGGTAG
- a CDS encoding Rossmann-like and DUF2520 domain-containing protein codes for MSAPLRPRPAAPHGAAALPAATPRFLTVGVVGSGRVGAVLGAALAAAGHRVVAATGNSGVSRARTALLLPGVPRRPAAAVARAATDLLLVAVPDDALAGVVAALADGGALRPGQVVAHTSGALGLAVLAPAAAAGARPLALHPAMTFTGQPDDLARLAGISYGVTAPAELRPLAARLVADLGGVPEWVGEADRPLYHAALAHGANHLVTLVNEAADRLRDAGVAQPEKVLAPLLRAALENALRLGDDALTGPVSRGDAGTVERHLARLAATAPESVAPYLALARRTADRAIAAGRLRPVDAESLLGVLAGDRRQVAA; via the coding sequence ATGAGCGCACCTCTGCGCCCGCGTCCGGCCGCCCCCCACGGGGCCGCCGCGCTGCCGGCCGCCACCCCCCGTTTTCTCACCGTCGGCGTCGTCGGCTCCGGTCGGGTCGGTGCCGTGCTGGGCGCCGCGCTCGCCGCCGCCGGTCACCGGGTCGTCGCCGCCACCGGCAACTCCGGCGTCTCCCGGGCCCGGACGGCGCTGCTGCTTCCGGGCGTGCCCCGCCGCCCCGCCGCCGCCGTGGCGCGGGCGGCCACCGACCTGCTGCTGGTCGCCGTGCCCGACGACGCGCTCGCCGGGGTGGTCGCCGCCCTGGCCGACGGCGGCGCGCTGCGTCCCGGCCAGGTGGTCGCGCACACCTCCGGCGCGCTCGGGCTGGCCGTGCTCGCTCCCGCCGCGGCGGCGGGCGCCCGCCCGCTCGCCCTGCACCCTGCGATGACCTTCACCGGCCAGCCGGACGACCTCGCCCGGCTGGCCGGCATCTCGTACGGGGTGACCGCCCCGGCCGAGCTGCGCCCCCTGGCCGCCCGGCTGGTCGCCGACCTCGGCGGGGTGCCGGAGTGGGTCGGCGAGGCGGACCGGCCGCTCTACCACGCGGCGCTGGCGCACGGCGCCAACCACCTGGTGACCCTGGTCAACGAGGCGGCCGACCGGCTACGCGACGCCGGGGTGGCCCAGCCGGAGAAGGTGCTCGCCCCGCTGCTGCGAGCCGCCCTGGAGAACGCGCTGCGCCTCGGCGACGACGCGCTGACCGGGCCGGTGTCCCGGGGCGACGCGGGCACGGTCGAACGGCACCTGGCCCGGCTCGCCGCCACCGCCCCCGAGTCGGTCGCGCCCTACCTGGCCCTGGCCCGGCGTACGGCCGACCGGGCCATCGCCGCCGGCCGGTTGCGGCCGGTCGACGCGGAGTCGCTGCTCGGCGTACTGGCCGGCGACCGGCGGCAGGTGGCGGCGTGA
- the panC gene encoding pantoate--beta-alanine ligase has translation MTELVHGRAELAAARDGLKGTVGVVMTMGALHSGHETLLRAARERADHVIVTIFVNPLQFGPNEDFDRYPRTLDTDLEICRRAGADVVFAPAVADMYPDGEPRVRVNPGPFGEDLEGQSRPGFFHGVLTVVLKLLQLTRPDLAFFGEKDYQQLTLVRRMARDLDVPVEVVGVPTVREPDGLALSSRNRYLSPAERDAALSLSAALRAGAGAADKGGDAGAVLAAAHAAFGAGTPGARLDYLVLTDPDLEPGPVSGPARLLVAAWVGATRLIDNAAIRLAPRS, from the coding sequence GTGACGGAACTGGTGCACGGCCGCGCCGAGCTGGCCGCGGCGCGGGACGGGCTCAAGGGCACCGTCGGCGTCGTGATGACCATGGGCGCGCTGCACTCGGGGCACGAGACGCTGCTGCGGGCGGCCCGGGAGCGGGCCGACCACGTCATCGTCACGATCTTCGTCAACCCGTTGCAGTTCGGCCCGAACGAGGACTTCGACCGCTATCCGCGCACCCTCGACACCGACCTGGAGATCTGCCGGCGGGCCGGCGCGGACGTGGTCTTCGCTCCCGCCGTGGCGGACATGTACCCGGACGGCGAACCCCGGGTGCGGGTCAACCCGGGCCCGTTCGGCGAGGACCTGGAGGGGCAGAGCCGCCCCGGGTTCTTCCACGGGGTGCTCACGGTGGTGCTCAAGCTGCTCCAGCTCACCCGCCCGGACCTGGCGTTCTTCGGCGAGAAGGACTACCAGCAGCTGACCCTGGTGCGGCGGATGGCCCGGGACCTCGACGTGCCGGTCGAGGTGGTCGGCGTGCCCACCGTGCGGGAGCCGGACGGGCTGGCCCTGTCCAGCCGCAACCGCTACCTCTCCCCGGCCGAGCGGGACGCCGCGCTGAGCCTGTCGGCGGCGCTGCGGGCCGGGGCCGGTGCCGCCGACAAGGGCGGTGACGCGGGGGCGGTGCTGGCCGCCGCGCACGCGGCCTTCGGCGCCGGTACGCCAGGCGCGCGGCTCGACTACCTGGTGCTCACCGACCCGGACCTGGAACCGGGGCCGGTCTCCGGGCCGGCGCGGCTGCTCGTCGCCGCGTGGGTGGGCGCCACCCGGCTGATCGACAACGCGGCGATCCGGCTCGCCCCCCGTTCCTGA